One Pseudomonas tolaasii NCPPB 2192 genomic window carries:
- the pyrC gene encoding dihydroorotase, which translates to MSDRLTLLRPDDWHIHLRDGAALPQTVADVARTFGRAIIMPNLVPPVRNAEQADAYRQRILAARPAGSRFEPLMVLYLTDRTQPEEIREAKASGFVYAAKLYPAGATTNSDSGVTSIDKILPAIEAMAEVGMPLLIHGEVTRGDVDVFDREKIFIDEHMRRVVELFPTLKVVFEHITTADAVQFVNEASANVGATITAHHLLYNRNHMLVGGIRPHFYCLPILKRNTHQVALLDAATSGSPKFFLGTDSAPHAQHAKEAACGCAGCYTAYAAIELYAEAFEQRNALDKLEGFASLNGPRFYGLPANTDRITLVREDWTAPASLPFGELTVIPLRAGETLRWRLLEESK; encoded by the coding sequence ATGTCCGACCGCCTGACCCTGCTGCGTCCCGACGACTGGCACATTCATCTTCGCGATGGTGCTGCGTTACCCCAAACTGTGGCCGATGTAGCGCGCACGTTTGGCCGCGCCATCATCATGCCTAACCTGGTACCTCCGGTGCGGAATGCCGAGCAAGCCGACGCCTATCGCCAGCGCATCCTCGCTGCGCGCCCGGCCGGCAGCCGCTTCGAACCGTTGATGGTGCTCTACCTGACCGATCGCACCCAGCCCGAAGAAATTCGTGAGGCCAAGGCCAGCGGCTTCGTGTACGCCGCCAAGCTGTACCCGGCAGGCGCGACCACCAACTCCGATTCCGGCGTGACCAGCATCGACAAGATCCTGCCCGCCATCGAAGCCATGGCCGAAGTCGGCATGCCGCTGTTGATCCACGGCGAAGTCACCCGTGGCGACGTCGATGTGTTCGACCGTGAAAAGATCTTCATCGATGAGCACATGCGCCGTGTGGTCGAGCTGTTCCCGACCCTGAAAGTGGTGTTTGAGCACATCACCACGGCTGACGCCGTGCAGTTCGTCAACGAAGCTTCGGCCAACGTTGGTGCGACCATCACCGCGCACCATCTGCTTTACAACCGCAACCACATGCTGGTGGGCGGGATTCGGCCGCACTTCTATTGCCTGCCGATCCTCAAGCGCAACACCCACCAGGTGGCCTTGCTGGACGCCGCCACCAGCGGCAGCCCGAAGTTCTTCCTCGGCACCGACTCGGCGCCTCACGCCCAGCACGCCAAGGAAGCGGCGTGCGGCTGTGCCGGCTGCTACACCGCGTATGCCGCCATCGAGCTGTACGCCGAAGCGTTTGAGCAGCGCAACGCCCTGGACAAGCTCGAAGGTTTCGCCAGCCTCAACGGCCCGCGCTTCTATGGCCTGCCGGCGAACACCGACCGCATCACCCTGGTTCGTGAAGACTGGACCGCCCCGGCCAGCCTGCCGTTTGGCGAGTTGACTGTTATCCCGCTGCGCGCCGGTGAGACACTGCGCTGGCGCCTGCTGGAGGAAAGCAAGTGA
- a CDS encoding flagellar protein MotY, which produces MRQHYLALLSVFASLPAMALTFQTRLENIEWKVEGDPFECRLTQPITDFGSGEFVRRAGEQATFRLKAYSGALGAGSATLLAAAAPWQPGRGDINLGAVRVGSGDVLFNSSQAQAGRLFTGLLEGRSPTVRHYGREGGYSEIRLLPVKFTKAYNDYQLCTAKLLPMNYDQVKQTEVGFPGGGIELDAAAKKKLDVVLAFLKADPTVNHIELNGHSDNSGNRLTNRDVSRRRALAVSDYFKANGIPESQITLRFHGESYPLAPNTNAANRARNRRVNIQLERVAAPEKPAPQAAAPGNAAHTT; this is translated from the coding sequence GTGCGCCAGCATTATCTAGCCCTGCTCAGTGTGTTCGCCAGCCTGCCTGCGATGGCCCTCACGTTTCAGACACGTCTGGAAAATATTGAGTGGAAGGTAGAAGGCGACCCGTTCGAGTGCCGTCTGACCCAGCCGATCACCGATTTCGGCTCGGGTGAGTTCGTGCGCCGCGCGGGCGAGCAGGCCACATTTCGTCTCAAAGCCTATAGCGGCGCACTGGGCGCGGGTTCAGCGACACTGTTGGCCGCCGCAGCACCCTGGCAGCCGGGCCGAGGTGATATCAACCTCGGTGCCGTGCGCGTGGGCAGCGGCGATGTGCTGTTCAACAGCTCTCAGGCCCAGGCCGGGCGGCTGTTCACCGGCTTGCTCGAAGGCCGCAGCCCCACCGTGCGGCATTACGGGCGTGAAGGCGGTTACTCGGAAATTCGCCTGCTGCCGGTCAAATTCACCAAGGCCTATAACGACTATCAGCTCTGTACGGCCAAACTGCTGCCGATGAACTACGACCAGGTCAAACAGACCGAAGTCGGGTTCCCCGGTGGTGGCATCGAGCTGGACGCGGCGGCCAAGAAGAAGCTGGACGTGGTTCTGGCGTTCCTGAAGGCCGACCCCACAGTCAACCACATCGAGTTAAACGGCCATTCCGACAACAGCGGCAACCGCCTGACCAACCGTGATGTCTCGCGCCGTCGTGCGCTGGCTGTCTCGGACTACTTCAAGGCCAACGGCATTCCCGAGTCGCAGATCACCCTGCGCTTTCACGGTGAAAGCTACCCGCTGGCGCCCAATACCAATGCCGCCAACCGGGCACGCAACCGTCGCGTAAACATCCAGCTTGAACGGGTGGCTGCCCCCGAGAAGCCGGCACCGCAAGCCGCTGCACCCGGCAACGCGGCGCACACGACATAA
- a CDS encoding argininosuccinate synthase, whose amino-acid sequence MADVNKVVLAYSGGLDTSVILKWLQDTYNCEVVTFTADLGQGEEVEPARAKAQAMGVKEIYIDDLREEFVRDFVYPMFRANTVYEGEYLLGTSIARPLIAKRLIEIANETGADAISHGATGKGNDQVRFELGAYALKPGVKVIAPWREWDLLSREKLMDYAEKHAIPIERHGKKKSPYSMDANLLHISYEGGVLEDTWTEHEEDMWKWTVSPENAPDKPQYLELTYRNGDIVALDGVEMTPATVLATLNRVGGEHGIGRLDIVENRYVGMKSRGCYETPGGTIMLRAHRAIESITLDREVAHLKDELMPKYASLIYTGYWWSPERLMLQQMIDASQVHVNGVVRLKLYKGNVIVVGRKSDESLFDANIATFEEDGGAYNQADAAGFIKLNALRMRIAANKGRKLF is encoded by the coding sequence ATGGCCGACGTAAACAAGGTCGTTCTCGCGTATTCCGGCGGCCTGGACACTTCGGTGATCCTCAAGTGGCTGCAGGATACGTATAACTGTGAAGTGGTGACCTTCACCGCTGACCTGGGTCAGGGCGAAGAGGTCGAACCTGCACGTGCCAAGGCGCAAGCCATGGGCGTGAAAGAGATCTACATTGACGACCTGCGCGAAGAGTTCGTCCGCGATTTCGTCTATCCGATGTTTCGCGCCAACACTGTCTACGAAGGCGAGTACCTGCTGGGTACCTCCATCGCACGTCCGCTGATCGCCAAGCGCCTGATCGAAATCGCCAACGAAACCGGCGCCGACGCCATTTCCCATGGCGCCACCGGCAAGGGCAACGACCAGGTGCGTTTCGAACTGGGTGCCTACGCCCTCAAGCCAGGCGTGAAAGTGATTGCCCCTTGGCGTGAATGGGACCTGCTGTCCCGTGAAAAGCTGATGGACTACGCTGAAAAGCATGCCATCCCGATCGAGCGTCATGGCAAGAAGAAGTCTCCGTACTCGATGGACGCCAACTTGCTGCACATCTCCTATGAAGGCGGCGTGCTGGAAGACACCTGGACCGAGCACGAAGAAGACATGTGGAAGTGGACCGTCTCCCCGGAGAACGCTCCAGACAAGCCACAGTACCTGGAACTGACCTACCGCAACGGCGACATCGTCGCGCTGGACGGCGTCGAAATGACCCCGGCCACCGTGCTGGCGACCCTGAACCGTGTCGGTGGCGAACACGGTATCGGTCGTCTCGACATCGTTGAGAACCGTTACGTGGGCATGAAGTCCCGTGGCTGCTACGAAACCCCGGGCGGCACCATCATGCTGCGCGCTCACCGCGCCATTGAGTCCATCACCCTGGACCGCGAAGTGGCTCACCTCAAAGACGAGCTGATGCCCAAGTACGCCAGCCTGATCTACACCGGCTACTGGTGGAGCCCTGAGCGTCTGATGCTGCAACAGATGATCGACGCGTCCCAGGTCCATGTGAACGGCGTTGTGCGCTTGAAGCTGTACAAGGGCAATGTGATCGTGGTCGGCCGCAAATCCGACGAGTCGCTGTTCGACGCCAACATCGCCACTTTTGAAGAAGACGGCGGCGCCTACAACCAGGCGGACGCGGCAGGCTTCATCAAGTTGAACGCCCTGCGTATGCGCATTGCGGCTAACAAGGGTCGCAAGCTGTTCTGA